Proteins found in one Colletes latitarsis isolate SP2378_abdomen chromosome 8, iyColLati1, whole genome shotgun sequence genomic segment:
- the LOC143344758 gene encoding peroxisomal membrane protein 2, producing the protein MHQLHNTYASKVTTMALSKPSNLFLQFIGAYFEQLYINPVKTKAITSCILATLSNYVSQKISGTKHINSDSLLAYALFGLFFGGPVPHYFFKFIHPFVKSPFKLLLIERCIYLPCFHALALYMLSRLQGNTHNYSYKEMKRLHWRVVSTNLKYITLLQYINFKYVPPGLRVLMINLISFFWTIYIAQTQSNIQRL; encoded by the exons ATGCATCAGTTACACAACACGTACGCAAGTAAAGTCACAACAATGGCACTCTCAAAACCGTCAAACttatttcttcaatttattgGTGCTTATTTCGAGCAACTCTATATCAATCCTGTAAAAACTAAAGCGATTACCag CTGTATTCTCGCAACTCTCAGTAATTATGTATCGCAAAAAATTTCTGGGACAAAGCATATCAACAGTGACAGTCTACTCGCGTATGCACTTTTTGG ATTATTTTTTGGAGGTCCTGTTCCACATTATTTCTTCAAATTTATACATCCATTTGTGAAAAGTCCTTTTAAGCTCCTGTTGATTGAAAGATGTATATATTTACCATGttttcatgctttagcattgtaCATGTTATCTAGACTTCAG GGTAACACACATAATTATTCTTACAAAGAGATGAAGAGATTGCACTGGCGTGTAGTCagtacaaatttaaaatatataacattGTTGCAATATATCAACTTTAAATATGTTCCACCAGGG TTACGTGTTCTGATGATAAATTTGATTAGTTTCTTTTGGACCATATATATTGCACAAACACAATCTAACATACAAAGGCTATGA
- the Myo61f gene encoding unconventional myosin 61F isoform X1 yields the protein MRPSEKRAVSDTGGGVRGSGRTPEVARTNAEVRKNMERGLHERDRVGVQDFVLLEDFKSEKAFIDNLRKRFNENLIYTYIGQVLVSVNPYKKLPIYNPETIQYYHGRNFFEAAPHIFALADTAYQSLLKDNLDQCILISGESGSGKTEASKKVLEFIAAATGHKKQVEEVNDKLIGSNPVLEAFGNATTNRNDNSSRFGKYMDIQFNFQGDPIGGNILNYLLEKSRVVHQFSGERNFHIFYQLLAGASDETLRKLFLKRNLDTYYYLSNGTKGTINTIDDSSQYKEVIKAMKTMEMTQKEQDDLFAIVASVLHMGNVGFTEEDGVAQILKPASVDAVAILLGCDVKQLAEAFTHRTIDARGDVVVSPLNRELAIYARDALAKAVYDRLFTWLVTRLNKSLQPINNPRRKMVIGILDIYGFEIFQKNSFEQFCINYCNEKLQQLFIQLTLKSEQEEYLREGITWENVQFFNNKVICDLIEEKYKGIISLMDEECLRPGDPTDLSFLEKLNVNLNNHPHYISHMKADLQTQKIMGRDEFRLVHYAGDVTYNVRGFLEKNNDLLFRDLREVMSHTRNSITKTVFDVKDLTSKKRPDTAITQFKNSLNNLVEILMGKEPSYIRCIKPNDYKMPNKFNEKIVLHQVQYLGLMENLRVRRAGFAYRRPYEQFLQRYKSLCPQTWPNYYGSAKDGVQILVCSLGFEHDEYRMGNTKLFIRFPKTLFDTEDAFQRKKHEIAAIIQSKWKCILERRRYLKKRKAVIVFQKYSRRWLAKREAEKRRKAVITIRRFIEGFITRNGPPTSINIAFIELAKSQWLIKLSKTLPPGILNNYWPPCPYSCQEASEYLRILHKKWKARNYRLALPKEDKEQFELKILAESLFKNKKKSYAKSLGPRFQVDRLGAEHKALRQSFINNILPRDEIIKYATPVIKYDRHGYKPRERVLILTGNAVYILDTLKTFKLKHRLPYKSIEELVVTGESDNVLIVRIPPELKKDKGDLILEVPHIIEALTKAIDITNNPNILKIVHTESVSHKLVSGKEGVIEFRTGTTPAISKNRQSGHLLVVASP from the exons ATGAGACCAAG CGAGAAACGTGCGGTCTCCGACACTGGAGGTGGTGTAAGAGGTTCCGGTAGGACACCGGAAGTCGCTCGCACCAACGCCGAGGTACGCAAGAACATGGAACGTGGTCTGCACGAGCGCGACCGCGTCGGTGTCCAGGATTTCGTTCTCCTCGAGGACTTCAAGAGCGAGAAAGCCTTCATCGACAATCTGCGAAAACGATTCAACGAAAACCTCATTTAC ACATACATCGGCCAAGTACTCGTGTCCGTGAATCCTTACAAAAAGTTACCGATTTACAATCCAGAGACCATTCAGTATTACCATGGAAGGAACTTCTTCGAAGCCGCACCGCACAT TTTTGCACTCGCCGATACCGCGTATCAGTCTCTTTTGAAGGACAATTTGGATCAGTGCATCCTCATCTCAG GCGAATCCGGTTCAGGGAAGACCGAGGCATCGAAGAAAGTCTTAGAATTTATCGCAGCCGCTACTGGGCATAAGAAACAAGTGGAGGAAGTAAATGATAAGTTGATCGGTAGCAATCCCGTGCTCGAAGCTTTCGGAAACGCGACAACTAATCGCAATGATAACTCGTCCCGTTTCGGCAAGTACATGGATATCCAATTTAATTTCCAG GGAGACCCAATCGGTGGAAATATCTTGAATTATCTGCTCGAAAAGTCGCGAGTGGTACATCAGTTTTCGGGAGAACGAAATTTCCACATTTTCTATCAGCTGCTGGCTGGAGCGAGCGACGAGACTTTgcgaaagttgttccttaaaagAAATTTGGATACATATTATTATCTTAGTAACGGA ACGAAGGGCACGATAAACACTATCGACGATTCTTCTCAATACAAGGAAGTAATAAAAGCTATGAAGACCATGGAAATGACTCAAAAGGAACAGGATGATTTATTCGCAATAGTCGCATCGGTATTACACATGGGAAATGTTGGATTTACCGAAGAAGATGGCGTAGCACAAATTTTAAAGCCAGCTTCCGTTGACGCTGTAGCTATT TTATTGGGTTGCGACGTGAAACAATTGGCAGAAGCTTTCACACACCGTACAATTGATGCCCGTGGGGACGTAGTTGTTTCCCCGTTGAACAGAGAACTCGCAATTTATGCACGCGATGCACTCGCAAAAGCTGTATACGACAGATTGTTCACGTGGCTCGTAACCAGATTGAACAAATCATTGCAACCGATTAACAATCCACGGCGCAAGATGGTTATAGGAATTTTGGATATTTACGGTTTTGAAATCTTCCAAAAGAATAG CTTCGAGCAATTCTGCATAAATTATTGTAACGAAAAATTACAACAGTTATTCATCCAATTAACGTTGAAATCGGAGCAAGAAGAGTACTTAAGGGAGGGAATAACCTGGGAGAATGTTCAGTTCTTTAATAACAAAGTTATATGTGATTTAATCGAAGAGAAGTATAAAG GTATAATATCACTGATGGATGAAGAGTGTCTCCGTCCCGGTGATCCAACAGATTTGAGTTTTCTGGAAAAGTTAAATGTAAATTTGAACAATCATCCTCACTATATAAGTCACATGAAGGCGGACTTGCAAACACAGAAAATCATGGGGCGAGAT GAATTCAGATTAGTACATTATGCTGGCGACGTAACGTACAATGTTCGCGGATTCCTTGAGAAAAATAACGATTTATTGTTCAGAGATTTACGCGAAGTGATGTCACACACAAGGAATTCGATCACCAAG ACTGTGTTCGACGTGAAAGATTTAACTAGCAAGAAGCGACCGGATACGGCTATCACACAATTCAAAAACAGTTTGAACAATCTTGTAGAAATTCTTATGGGCAAAGAACCTTCTTACATTCGTTGCATCAAACCTAATGACTATAAGATGCCCA ATAAATTTAATGAGAAGATTGTACTGCATCAAGTACAGTACTTAGGACTTATGGAGAATTTACGAGTAAGGCGAGCTGGTTTTGCCTACAGAAGACCGTACGAACAATTCTTGCAACGTTATAAATCTCTGTGTCCACAAACTTGGCCTAACTATTACGGTTCGGCTAAAGATGGTGTACAAATCCTTGTATGTTCCCTTGGATTCGAACATGACGAATACAGGATGGGCAA CACGAAACTATTCATTCGATTCCCTAAGACATTATTCGATACAGAAGATGCCTTCCAAAGAAAGAAACACGAGATAGCAGCTATTATCCAGAGTAAATGGAAATGTATATTAGAGAGACGAAGGTACTTGAAAAAGAGAAAAGCGGTAATCGTTTTCCAAAAATATAGTAGAAGGTGGCTTGCAAAACGCGAAGCTGAAAAGAGGCGAAAAGCCGTTATTACTATTCGAAG ATTCATTGAAGGATTCATCACGCGAAACGGACCACCAACTTCAATTAACATAGCTTTCATTGAATTAGCAAAATCCCAATGGTTAATTAAGCTCTCTAAAACACTTCCTCCtggtattttaaataattattggcCTCCATGTCCGtactcttgccaagaa gCTTCCGAATATTTACGCATCTTGCACAAAAAATGGAAAGCGCGAAATTATAGATTGGCTTTGCCAAAGGAGGACAAGGAGCaattcgaattaaaaattttagccGAATCtctatttaaaaacaaaaagaaatcaTATGCAAAGAGTTTAGGACCAAGGTTCCAAGTCGATCGACTCGGTGCAGAGCATAAAGCGCTAAGACAAAGTTTCATTAACAATATTCTTCCTAGAGATGAAATTATAAAA tacgcGACGCCTGTGATTAAATACGACCGACACGGTTACAAACCCCGTGAAAGGGTATTGATTTTAACAGGAAATGCGGTGTACATTTTAGACACTTTAAAAACTTTTAAGCTTAAACATCGATTGCCTTATAAATCTATCGAAGAATTGGTCGTTACCGGAGAATCGGATAATGTATTGATAGTCAGGATACCGCCTGAATTAAAGAAGGACAAG GGTGATTTAATATTGGAAGTACCTCATATAATAGAAGCATTAACAAAAGCAATTGATATCACTAATAATCCAAATATTCTGAAAATTGTTCATACCGAGTC GGTCTCACATAAACTAGTCAGTGGAAAGGAAGGTGTAATCGAATTCAGAACTGGTACAACACCAGCCATTAGTAAAAATAGACAAAGTGGACATTTACTAGTG GTGGCCTCTCCATAA
- the LOC143344760 gene encoding uncharacterized protein LOC143344760 — MAQGKLKVKAKLPASKKGKAKDKKKKTPPVQRRNNAPIQPKKKKFEDAHKLKQMITRTVNKAMEDELREKALEGKKSLTRKASTSQKK, encoded by the exons ATGGCCCAGGGAAAACTAAAAGTGAAGGCCAAATTGCCCGCATCTAAGAAAGGAAAAGCCAAggataaaaagaaaaagactCCTCCTGTTCAGCGCCGAAATA ACGCACCCATACAACCTAAAAAAAAGAAGTTTGAAGATGCACATAAATTGAAACAAATGATTACCAGAACAGTAAATAAAGCAATGGAAGATGAGCTACGGGAGAAAGCCTTGGAAGGAAAAAAGTCTCTTACAAGGAAAGCTTCTACTTCTCAAAAGAAATGA
- the Myo61f gene encoding unconventional myosin 61F isoform X2, producing MGEKRAVSDTGGGVRGSGRTPEVARTNAEVRKNMERGLHERDRVGVQDFVLLEDFKSEKAFIDNLRKRFNENLIYTYIGQVLVSVNPYKKLPIYNPETIQYYHGRNFFEAAPHIFALADTAYQSLLKDNLDQCILISGESGSGKTEASKKVLEFIAAATGHKKQVEEVNDKLIGSNPVLEAFGNATTNRNDNSSRFGKYMDIQFNFQGDPIGGNILNYLLEKSRVVHQFSGERNFHIFYQLLAGASDETLRKLFLKRNLDTYYYLSNGTKGTINTIDDSSQYKEVIKAMKTMEMTQKEQDDLFAIVASVLHMGNVGFTEEDGVAQILKPASVDAVAILLGCDVKQLAEAFTHRTIDARGDVVVSPLNRELAIYARDALAKAVYDRLFTWLVTRLNKSLQPINNPRRKMVIGILDIYGFEIFQKNSFEQFCINYCNEKLQQLFIQLTLKSEQEEYLREGITWENVQFFNNKVICDLIEEKYKGIISLMDEECLRPGDPTDLSFLEKLNVNLNNHPHYISHMKADLQTQKIMGRDEFRLVHYAGDVTYNVRGFLEKNNDLLFRDLREVMSHTRNSITKTVFDVKDLTSKKRPDTAITQFKNSLNNLVEILMGKEPSYIRCIKPNDYKMPNKFNEKIVLHQVQYLGLMENLRVRRAGFAYRRPYEQFLQRYKSLCPQTWPNYYGSAKDGVQILVCSLGFEHDEYRMGNTKLFIRFPKTLFDTEDAFQRKKHEIAAIIQSKWKCILERRRYLKKRKAVIVFQKYSRRWLAKREAEKRRKAVITIRRFIEGFITRNGPPTSINIAFIELAKSQWLIKLSKTLPPGILNNYWPPCPYSCQEASEYLRILHKKWKARNYRLALPKEDKEQFELKILAESLFKNKKKSYAKSLGPRFQVDRLGAEHKALRQSFINNILPRDEIIKYATPVIKYDRHGYKPRERVLILTGNAVYILDTLKTFKLKHRLPYKSIEELVVTGESDNVLIVRIPPELKKDKGDLILEVPHIIEALTKAIDITNNPNILKIVHTESVSHKLVSGKEGVIEFRTGTTPAISKNRQSGHLLVVASP from the exons ATGGG CGAGAAACGTGCGGTCTCCGACACTGGAGGTGGTGTAAGAGGTTCCGGTAGGACACCGGAAGTCGCTCGCACCAACGCCGAGGTACGCAAGAACATGGAACGTGGTCTGCACGAGCGCGACCGCGTCGGTGTCCAGGATTTCGTTCTCCTCGAGGACTTCAAGAGCGAGAAAGCCTTCATCGACAATCTGCGAAAACGATTCAACGAAAACCTCATTTAC ACATACATCGGCCAAGTACTCGTGTCCGTGAATCCTTACAAAAAGTTACCGATTTACAATCCAGAGACCATTCAGTATTACCATGGAAGGAACTTCTTCGAAGCCGCACCGCACAT TTTTGCACTCGCCGATACCGCGTATCAGTCTCTTTTGAAGGACAATTTGGATCAGTGCATCCTCATCTCAG GCGAATCCGGTTCAGGGAAGACCGAGGCATCGAAGAAAGTCTTAGAATTTATCGCAGCCGCTACTGGGCATAAGAAACAAGTGGAGGAAGTAAATGATAAGTTGATCGGTAGCAATCCCGTGCTCGAAGCTTTCGGAAACGCGACAACTAATCGCAATGATAACTCGTCCCGTTTCGGCAAGTACATGGATATCCAATTTAATTTCCAG GGAGACCCAATCGGTGGAAATATCTTGAATTATCTGCTCGAAAAGTCGCGAGTGGTACATCAGTTTTCGGGAGAACGAAATTTCCACATTTTCTATCAGCTGCTGGCTGGAGCGAGCGACGAGACTTTgcgaaagttgttccttaaaagAAATTTGGATACATATTATTATCTTAGTAACGGA ACGAAGGGCACGATAAACACTATCGACGATTCTTCTCAATACAAGGAAGTAATAAAAGCTATGAAGACCATGGAAATGACTCAAAAGGAACAGGATGATTTATTCGCAATAGTCGCATCGGTATTACACATGGGAAATGTTGGATTTACCGAAGAAGATGGCGTAGCACAAATTTTAAAGCCAGCTTCCGTTGACGCTGTAGCTATT TTATTGGGTTGCGACGTGAAACAATTGGCAGAAGCTTTCACACACCGTACAATTGATGCCCGTGGGGACGTAGTTGTTTCCCCGTTGAACAGAGAACTCGCAATTTATGCACGCGATGCACTCGCAAAAGCTGTATACGACAGATTGTTCACGTGGCTCGTAACCAGATTGAACAAATCATTGCAACCGATTAACAATCCACGGCGCAAGATGGTTATAGGAATTTTGGATATTTACGGTTTTGAAATCTTCCAAAAGAATAG CTTCGAGCAATTCTGCATAAATTATTGTAACGAAAAATTACAACAGTTATTCATCCAATTAACGTTGAAATCGGAGCAAGAAGAGTACTTAAGGGAGGGAATAACCTGGGAGAATGTTCAGTTCTTTAATAACAAAGTTATATGTGATTTAATCGAAGAGAAGTATAAAG GTATAATATCACTGATGGATGAAGAGTGTCTCCGTCCCGGTGATCCAACAGATTTGAGTTTTCTGGAAAAGTTAAATGTAAATTTGAACAATCATCCTCACTATATAAGTCACATGAAGGCGGACTTGCAAACACAGAAAATCATGGGGCGAGAT GAATTCAGATTAGTACATTATGCTGGCGACGTAACGTACAATGTTCGCGGATTCCTTGAGAAAAATAACGATTTATTGTTCAGAGATTTACGCGAAGTGATGTCACACACAAGGAATTCGATCACCAAG ACTGTGTTCGACGTGAAAGATTTAACTAGCAAGAAGCGACCGGATACGGCTATCACACAATTCAAAAACAGTTTGAACAATCTTGTAGAAATTCTTATGGGCAAAGAACCTTCTTACATTCGTTGCATCAAACCTAATGACTATAAGATGCCCA ATAAATTTAATGAGAAGATTGTACTGCATCAAGTACAGTACTTAGGACTTATGGAGAATTTACGAGTAAGGCGAGCTGGTTTTGCCTACAGAAGACCGTACGAACAATTCTTGCAACGTTATAAATCTCTGTGTCCACAAACTTGGCCTAACTATTACGGTTCGGCTAAAGATGGTGTACAAATCCTTGTATGTTCCCTTGGATTCGAACATGACGAATACAGGATGGGCAA CACGAAACTATTCATTCGATTCCCTAAGACATTATTCGATACAGAAGATGCCTTCCAAAGAAAGAAACACGAGATAGCAGCTATTATCCAGAGTAAATGGAAATGTATATTAGAGAGACGAAGGTACTTGAAAAAGAGAAAAGCGGTAATCGTTTTCCAAAAATATAGTAGAAGGTGGCTTGCAAAACGCGAAGCTGAAAAGAGGCGAAAAGCCGTTATTACTATTCGAAG ATTCATTGAAGGATTCATCACGCGAAACGGACCACCAACTTCAATTAACATAGCTTTCATTGAATTAGCAAAATCCCAATGGTTAATTAAGCTCTCTAAAACACTTCCTCCtggtattttaaataattattggcCTCCATGTCCGtactcttgccaagaa gCTTCCGAATATTTACGCATCTTGCACAAAAAATGGAAAGCGCGAAATTATAGATTGGCTTTGCCAAAGGAGGACAAGGAGCaattcgaattaaaaattttagccGAATCtctatttaaaaacaaaaagaaatcaTATGCAAAGAGTTTAGGACCAAGGTTCCAAGTCGATCGACTCGGTGCAGAGCATAAAGCGCTAAGACAAAGTTTCATTAACAATATTCTTCCTAGAGATGAAATTATAAAA tacgcGACGCCTGTGATTAAATACGACCGACACGGTTACAAACCCCGTGAAAGGGTATTGATTTTAACAGGAAATGCGGTGTACATTTTAGACACTTTAAAAACTTTTAAGCTTAAACATCGATTGCCTTATAAATCTATCGAAGAATTGGTCGTTACCGGAGAATCGGATAATGTATTGATAGTCAGGATACCGCCTGAATTAAAGAAGGACAAG GGTGATTTAATATTGGAAGTACCTCATATAATAGAAGCATTAACAAAAGCAATTGATATCACTAATAATCCAAATATTCTGAAAATTGTTCATACCGAGTC GGTCTCACATAAACTAGTCAGTGGAAAGGAAGGTGTAATCGAATTCAGAACTGGTACAACACCAGCCATTAGTAAAAATAGACAAAGTGGACATTTACTAGTG GTGGCCTCTCCATAA